A part of Candidatus Aminicenantes bacterium genomic DNA contains:
- a CDS encoding glucose-1-phosphate adenylyltransferase: MKDVLAVILGGGRGTRLYPLTKYRAKPAVPIGGKFRLIDIPISNCLHSNIRKIMVLTQFNTASLHRHIAQSYRFDGFSDGFLQILAAQQTIDDSNWYQGTADAVRKNIHYIKNQKASTVVILSGDQLYRINLRDFLDRHREKKADITLAVKPVPRQQAGEFGILQIDDHRRIIRFVEKPKTEALLNELFTPDEYLGLKEKGLNYIASMGIYIFKKDVLIDLLEHNAKEDFGREVIPDSIADRQVFAYVFNDYWEDIGTIKAFFHANLDFATPIPHFDFYNEAAPIYTRKRFLPGSKIENCDVHYSLISEGSIIEGSHLVNTIIGIRSIIRANSHLERVVMMGADYYESLEEKAEDATRQRGPVGIGRNCVIRNAILDKNVRIGDGARIVNEKGLTSFTHDRYNIVDGIVVIPKDMEIPSGFVI; the protein is encoded by the coding sequence ATGAAAGACGTGCTCGCGGTTATTCTTGGCGGCGGCCGGGGAACGCGGCTTTATCCACTGACCAAGTACCGGGCCAAGCCGGCGGTCCCCATCGGCGGCAAGTTCCGCCTGATCGACATCCCGATTTCCAACTGCCTGCATTCGAACATCAGGAAAATCATGGTCCTGACCCAGTTCAATACCGCTTCCCTGCACCGCCATATCGCCCAGTCCTACCGCTTCGACGGCTTCTCGGACGGATTTCTGCAGATCCTCGCCGCCCAGCAGACCATCGACGATTCGAACTGGTACCAGGGAACGGCGGACGCCGTGCGCAAGAACATCCACTACATCAAGAATCAGAAAGCAAGCACAGTGGTCATCCTTTCCGGCGACCAATTGTACCGCATCAACCTGCGCGACTTCCTGGATCGCCACCGGGAGAAAAAAGCCGACATCACCCTGGCCGTTAAGCCGGTCCCGCGCCAGCAGGCGGGAGAATTCGGCATTCTGCAGATCGATGACCACCGGCGCATCATCCGCTTCGTGGAAAAGCCCAAGACCGAGGCGCTGCTGAACGAACTGTTCACTCCCGACGAATACCTTGGCTTGAAGGAAAAAGGGCTGAATTACATCGCATCCATGGGCATCTATATTTTCAAAAAGGACGTGCTGATCGACCTGCTGGAACACAATGCCAAGGAGGATTTCGGCCGCGAGGTCATCCCCGATTCCATCGCCGACCGCCAGGTCTTCGCCTACGTGTTCAACGATTACTGGGAGGACATCGGAACCATCAAGGCCTTCTTCCACGCCAACCTGGATTTCGCCACCCCCATTCCCCATTTCGATTTTTACAATGAAGCGGCGCCGATCTACACCCGCAAGCGTTTCCTGCCCGGCTCGAAGATCGAGAACTGCGACGTCCATTACTCGCTGATCTCCGAAGGCTCGATCATCGAGGGCAGCCACCTGGTCAACACCATCATCGGCATCCGCTCGATCATCCGCGCCAATTCCCACCTGGAGCGGGTGGTGATGATGGGGGCCGATTACTATGAAAGCCTGGAGGAAAAGGCCGAGGATGCGACCCGCCAGCGCGGCCCGGTCGGCATCGGTCGCAACTGCGTCATCCGCAACGCCATCCTGGACAAGAACGTCCGCATCGGCGACGGGGCGCGCATCGTGAATGAAAAAGGTCTGACGAGTTTTACCCACGACCGCTACAATATCGTCGACGGCATTGTCGTCATTCCCAAAGACATGGAAATCCCCAGTGGTTTTGTCATTTGA
- a CDS encoding ABC transporter ATP-binding protein: MAAIVLEAAELEKSFIQPDRNKLVILQNLGLHVEQGSLVAVTGASGSGKSTLLHLLGSLDRPDRGMVRFAGDDIAAFSRKRLAAYRNRDIGFVFQFHYLMPELTVLENVAAPALIQTFGREKAFAAAGELLREVGLAEKFAVMPYQLSGGEKQRAAIARSLINSPRLLLADEPIGSLDWKTGETVFQLFKQLIRERGLTAVIATHNSQLAALTDKRYLLHGGKLEEI; this comes from the coding sequence GCAACAAGCTGGTCATCCTGCAGAACCTCGGCCTGCACGTGGAGCAGGGGAGCCTGGTGGCCGTCACCGGCGCCTCCGGTTCCGGCAAAAGCACCCTGCTGCACCTGCTGGGCTCGCTGGACCGTCCGGATCGGGGGATGGTCCGTTTCGCCGGCGACGACATCGCCGCATTCAGCCGCAAGCGCCTGGCCGCCTACCGCAACCGCGACATCGGTTTCGTTTTCCAGTTCCATTACCTGATGCCCGAGCTCACGGTGCTGGAGAACGTGGCCGCCCCGGCGCTGATCCAGACGTTCGGGCGGGAAAAGGCCTTTGCCGCGGCCGGGGAACTGCTTCGCGAAGTCGGCTTGGCTGAAAAATTCGCCGTCATGCCCTACCAGCTGTCGGGGGGCGAAAAACAGCGGGCGGCCATTGCCCGCAGCCTGATCAACTCGCCGCGCCTGCTGCTGGCCGACGAGCCGATCGGCAGCCTGGACTGGAAGACCGGGGAAACGGTGTTCCAGCTGTTCAAGCAGCTGATCCGCGAGCGCGGGCTCACCGCCGTCATTGCCACCCACAATTCGCAGCTGGCGGCCCTAACCGACAAGAGATATCTGTTGCACGGCGGCAAGCTGGAAGAAATCTGA